The Diospyros lotus cultivar Yz01 chromosome 15, ASM1463336v1, whole genome shotgun sequence genome has a window encoding:
- the LOC127792251 gene encoding probable O-methyltransferase 3, translated as MQNKEFSIRHKLINMAMANEYNTEELVQAHVLLRNQIFAFINSGSLRCAVQLGIPDVIHSHGKPMALSELVAALPIKQSKAHGIHRLMRVLVHSGFFAEQEEGYVLTLASRLLLKDEPLSVRAYALMAFHPAMVKPWSVMSDWFQNDDTAPFYTAELKNFWEYNAEETSFGDLFNAAMANDSKFIVYLMMKECKAAFEGLSSLVDVGGGTGTVARTIVESFPNMKCTVLDLPHVVANCQGSEKLDFIGGSMFEAIPPANAILLKEILHDWDDETCIKILKKCKEAIPSKEKGGKVIIIDVVLDNQKEDDGFVRAQLFLDTMMLAVLTGKERTRKEWAQLFYEAGFSHHKITRALGIKSVIEAYP; from the exons ATGCAGAACAAAGAGTTTAGCATAAGGCACAAACTAATTAACATGGCTATGGCCAATGAATACAACACTGAAGAGCTAGTTCAAGCTCATGTCCTTCTCCGAAATCAAATCTTCGCCTTCATAAACTCTGGATCATTGAGATGCGCAGTTCAGCTTGGAATACCAGATGTTATTCACAGCCATGGAAAACCCATGGCTCTTAGCGAGCTAGTTGCTGCGCTTCCAATCAAGCAATCCAAAGCTCACGGCATTCATCGCCTCATGCGAGTTCTTGTCCATTCTGGCTTCTTTGCTGAGCAAGAAGAAGGCTATGTGCTCACACTCGCTTCAAGGCTCCTCCTAAAAGATGAGCCGTTGAGTGTGAGAGCATACGCCTTGATGGCTTTTCATCCTGCTATGGTGAAACCCTGGAGCGTCATGAGCGATTGGTTCCAGAATGATGATACTGCGCCCTTTTATACAGCTGAACTGAAGAATTTCTGGGAGTATAACGCTGAAGAAACAAGCTTTGGCGATTTGTTTAATGCAGCCATGGCTAATGACTCCAAGTTCATCGTATACTTGATGATGAAAGAGTGCAAGGCAGCGTTTGAAGGGTTGAGTTCATTGGTGGATGTTGGCGGCGGCACGGGGACCGTAGCCCGGACCATTGTTGAATCATTCCCCAACATGAAGTGCACTGTGCTTGATCTCCCACACGTGGTTGCTAACTGCCAGGGGAGTGAAAAGCTAGACTTCATTGGAGGGAGCATGTTTGAGGCAATTCCTCCCGCAAATGCAATCTTACTCAAG GAAATTCTGCATGATTGGGATGATGAAACTTGTATAAAGATACTGAAGAAATGTAAAGAAGCAATTCCAAGCAAGGAAAAGGGTGGCAAGGTGATCATCATTGATGTTGTGTTGGACAACcagaaagaagatgatgggtTTGTCCGAGCACAACTCTTTCTTGACACAATGATGTTGGCTGTCTTAACAGGTAAAGAAAGAACCAGGAAAGAATGGGCACAACTCTTCTATGAAGCTGGTTTCAGTCACCACAAAATCACTCGAGCTTTGGGAATTAAGTCTGTCATTGAGGCTTATCCTTGA